Proteins from a genomic interval of Rhizoctonia solani chromosome 12, complete sequence:
- a CDS encoding homeobox KN domain protein produces MSCVGDSDLIQQIQTLEVQFLKAIAAGADACAVFSTHLESILLQAQQSILDGRASAALIQILANATRPLSTICSTFMRFEHEGTEASSRQANTIQEIFTKAVRRRHKRSARSHKSKAGKSGKVRQSGKKSKRGPKSPAGNPKRRVYTEANRPTPVGEKPGPSNENGKKLRVVTAPPTDSMKFGACRDFFLSHLGDPYPTTVQKHQILKQSSPDFTLRSLNLWFVNIRRRSKWMDIYKHRAGSKREIMRDLVARVEAQVAGRPPPNPLPSGAAPPGCKVDQSIVEEVMAMRAVVDMVSREVYGEGWDQILQIKPWTEEEVRAHEERKKAQRREARANKMDGEKRKQEREARKEERKRDREERKRIEQNAVQGIHAARELHEKLLALNKRKRDDDDDGSQDSPKRRKDQEGESENDASQMAKIRVPKVDENGNPLSKKERKALKKAMLAAQANPLKRKSPGFGEDTNYPGGSGETSAFPDGLSPSKRRRRDAATFEGFPGAGENTDGAAMTDLSQLFSIQWASPTTSTTQLPPSENSPTPVPAPAQDSEFGEFAPPSGSQDVPMPAASTSLGLPIEVPGEQPRRYSQQLAEYALQSGMFGGDNFELFTEDTFPAMSVDLNQETNMTPFLHTSVANHQPGSSMNQTPLQTEPHTPIPNLATPIEPQVYNNFAAPQHPPLSPYSSASTVTPTGDGDSDMSWLNAALAQLPSEHDAQHHQFNVPGSQDSSGFNADYAGNQGAYSHPIYAVPTESRAPVSHQRTSMGYVTPQPHPSQPQNDMRPQHARTPSIPPTQPRRSFPHPQSHSPAPNFPHPQPHQSQSQSQPQSQPQSQPRRPGGLWQTPYSQPVQSQPPPQPQPQSQQYHHPSTPSFPSPSPPPSRSFPAQAHHHYDPSHERRNAYIHHSTSPSSQEYHHTPVFPQSQPQPVQYAPAPNHAPTAAPVPDAASILRQHELEFTRTQEEMRERFKREQEEHFKQFLLAQEKLKKQLLPEGGRS; encoded by the exons ATGAGCTGTGTCGGAGACAGCGACCTGATTCAGCAAATCCAAACTCTCGAGGTTCAGTTTCTGAAGGCCATTGCTGCGGGAGCTGATGCATGCGCTGTTTTTTCTACTCACCTTGAGTCGATTCTTCTTCAAGCCCAGCAATCTATTCTCGACGGGCGTGCGTCCGCAGCTCTAATCCAAATACTCGCAAACGCTACCCGTCCCCTCAGCACGATATGCTCGACATTCATGCGATTCGAGCACGAGGGTACAGAGGCATCATCAAGGCAAGCCAACACAATCCAAGAGATATTCACAAAGGCTGTCCGGCGCCGCCACAAGCGTTCGGCCCGGTCTCATAAGTCGAAAGCCGGGAAATCCGGGAAAGTACGGCAGTCGGGCAAAAAGTCGAAGCGCGGTCCCAAGTCCCCTGCCGGCAACCCGAAGCGCCGGGTGTACACCGAAGCCAACAGGCCGACACCAGTCGGCGAAAAGCCAGGGCCGTCGAACGAAAACGGCAAGAAGCTCCGGGTTGTTACCGCTCCTCCTACTGACTCCATGAAGTTTG GCGCTTGCCGAGACTTCTTTCTATCCCACCTTGGTGACCCGTACCCAACAACCGTACAGAAACATCAGATCTTGAAGCAGTCCTCTCCCGACTTCACCCTTCGCTCTCTCAACCTCTGGTTCGTCAACATCCGCCGCCGGTCCAAATGGATGGACATATACAAGCACCGTGCCGGATCCAAGCGTGAGATCATGCGGGACCTCGTTGCCCGTGTCGAGGCCCAGGTCGCCGGCCGACCTCCGCCGAACCCACTTCCGAGCGGGGCTGCGCCACCGGGCTGCAAGGTAGACCAGTCGATCGTGGAGGAGGTGATGGCGATGCGGGCGGTGGTGGACATGGTGTCGCGGGAGGTGTACGGTGAAGGGTGGGACCAGATTCTGCAGATCAAGCCGTGGACGGAAGAGGAGGTGCGAGCGCATGAAGAACGGAAGAAGGCGCAGAGACGAGAAGCACGCGCGAATAAGATGGACGGAGAAAAGAGAAAACAAGAACGCGAGGCGCGCAAAGAAGAGCGAAAGCGTGATCGGGAAGAACGAAAGCGAATTGAGCAGAACGCAGTTCAAGGCATTCACGCTGCGCGTGAACTACACGAAAAATTGCTGGCACTGAACAAGCGCAAACgagacgatgacgacgacgGCTCGCAGGATAGCCCCAAACGTCGTAAGGATCAGGAGGGAGAGAGTGAAAACGA TGCTTCTCAAATGGCTAAGATTCGAGTTCCTAAGGTAGACGAAAACGGAaatcctttgtccaagaaaGAACGCAAAGCTCTTAAGAAGGCTATGCTCGCTGCCCAAGCCAACCCTCTGAAGCGAAAGTCGCCCGGATTTGGCGAAGATACTAATTATCCTGGCGGATCGGGCGAGACGAGTGCTTTCCCCGATGGTTTGTCACCCAGTAAGCGTCGTCGCCGTGATGCAGCCACCTTTGAAGGGTTCCCCGGTGCTGGAGAAAACACTGATGGTGCTGCAATGACCGACTTGTCCCAACTATTTTCCATCCAATGGGCGTCGCCTACGACTTCTACCACACAATTGCCGCCCAGCGAAAATAGTCCTACTCCCGTACCGGCTCCCGCACAGGATTCTGAATTTGGCGAGTTTGCGCCCCCATCCGGGTCCCAGGATGTGCCGATGCCAGCTGCATCAACGAGTCTCGGACTTCCTATTGAAGTCCCGGGCGAGCAACCTCGTAGATATTCCCAGCAACTAGCCGAATATGCGCTTCAAAGTGGTATGTTTGGTGGCGACAACTTCGAATTATTTACCGAAGATACCTTCCCGGCGATGTCCGTCGATCTGAATCAAGAGACTAACATGACGCCGTTCCTGCATACTAGCGTCGCGAACCATCAACCCGGTTCGTCCATGAACCAGACTCCGCTTCAGACCGAGCCTCATACCCCTATTCCAAACTTGGCTACTCCGATCGAACCCCAAGTTTACAACAATTTTGCTGCCCCCCAACATCCTCCACTTTCGCCATACTCATCCGCTAGCACTGTTACACCGACTGGGGATGGCGACTCTGATATGTCCTGGCTAAACGCTGCGCTCGCACAACTTCCGAGCGAACATGACGCGCAACATCATCAATTCAATGTGCCTGGTTCTCAAGATAGCTCTGGTTTCAATGCAGATTACGCCGGGAATCAAGGCGCATATAGTCATCCCATATACGCCGTGCCCACAGAATCGAGAGCTCCCGTTTCTCATCAACGAACTTCGATGGGGTACGTCACACCCCAGCCACATCCGTCCCAGCCGCAGAATGATATGCGTCCTCAGCACGCTCGTACTCCTTCGATCCCCCCGACACAGCCCCGGCGATCATTCCCTCACCCTCAAAGTCATTCTCCAGCTCCCAACTTCCCCCACCCTCAACCCCACCAGTCGCAATCGCAATCGCAGCCACAGTCACAGCCACAATCGCAGCCCCGACGTCCGGGAGGTCTCTGGCAAACTCCCTATTCTCAACCAGTGCAATCTCAACCTCCGCCTCAACCGCAACCGCAATCTCAGCAATACCATCATCCATCAACACCGTCTTTCCCTTCGCCTTCTCCACCGCCTTCTCGTTCTTTCCCTGCCCAAGCGCACCATCACTACGACCCGAGCCATGAGCGGCgcaacgcatacatccaccaTTCCACTTCACCTTCTTCGCAAGAATATCACCACACACCCGTATTCCCTCAATCTCAACCCCAACCAGTTCAGTACGCACCCGCGCCAAACCACGCGCCCACAGCGGCCCCAGTACCAGACGCTGCTTCGATCCTCAGGCAACACGAACTCGAGTTTACGCGCACCCAAGAGGAAATGAGAGAACGCTTCAAGCGTGAACAAGAGGAGCATTTCAAACAGTTTTTGCTTGCGCAAGAAAAGCTGAAAAAGCAGCTGTTGCCCGAGGGCGGTCGGTCGTGA
- a CDS encoding homeobox domain protein, with amino-acid sequence MDKSLFHSVFQTIQKHATFTPDQLATASRDHPLFDCHFAHTPISIPLPDLNTCLSSFNLPPHLNNELQALLTKDLSDDGTFIAQTQQRLLQQLSRLSTSSDPTRIPSLVHAALDAFLRQSVNSRIEALCSEISEFSLQEHSPSDSDYISDSESVLDESDNGEEDEETEGLADDDDNAPIRPEEDIPPLETKYLPIFEALHERGKVLTKPEKTYLVNMTGMTYRQITIWFQNRRRGELKEHAQRTSLSHTGSVNSCASSEVSDDEGDLEQRIAVPRPDATFDIRSWRLTSALPIKAGTYGSFPTSPMKVNFDNSTINSDSDSGDTDLSDDFNEGADLLPSIHAPSLSTSITTINSTAASNNSLREVSGTATGPVNYNADDSTKAKATLRITKGLPTRHNDSNVIRTIPVQPSFTFNFGHANLPSTQSPPISTPPHSVTSSAHGLTIQVNATLPSSTTTLQSLSQEIPSTTVLMPIPVPSSGLSPQNSISTQSSQRSSTPSGHSASSPRPITKPLPRRTGCAPRPRPPPRASPPSVVTSGTIPGSKRASIVLPPSSNPSLGNTTLGSLLCPNQPAPRIPQDMEERLTAMAGRMGVGSRANPEAGTPKH; translated from the exons ATGGACAAGTCCTTATTTCATTCTGTCTTTCAGACCATCCAGAAACATGCTACTTTCACACCTGACCAACTCGCTACTGCCTCCAGGGATCATCCACTGTTTGATTGCCACTTTGCCCATACGCCAATATCTATACCATTACCGGATCTCAATACGTGCTTGTCATCTTTCAACCTACCTCCACACCTGAACAACGAACTTCAAGCGCTCCTGACCAAAGATTTGAGCGATGATGGTACTTTCATTGCGCAAACCCAGCAACGCTTACTTCAACAGCTCAGTCGACTCAGTACATCGTCAGACCCTACAAGGATCCCCTCCCTTGTCCACGCCGCCCTCGATGCATTTCTTCGACAGTCGGTCAATTCTCGAATTGAGGCTTTGTGTAGTGAAATATCTGAATTTAGTCTCCAAGAGCACTCTCCTTCTGACTCAGATTATATTTCCGACTCTGAATCAG TCCTGGATGAAAGCGATAACGGcgaagaagacgaagagaCTGAGGGGTTGGCCGATGATGACGACAATGCACCCATTCGGCCCGAAGAAGACATACCTCCATTAGAAACA AAATATTTGCCTATATTTGAAGCCCTGCACGAACGAGGCAAGGTTCTTACCAAACCTGAGAAAACCTATTTGGTCAATATGACTGGCATGACATACAGACAAATCACCATTTGG TTCCAGAATCGACGAAGAGGAGAACTCAAGGAACACGCCCAACGCACATCTCTCTCCCACACCGGTTCCGTTAACTCCTGTGCATCGTCCGAGGTCTCAGACGATGAGGGCGACCTTGAACAAAGAATCGCAGTCCCCAGACCTGATGCTACCTTCGATATCCGCTCATGGCGCCTCACATCAGCGCTCCCTATCAAAGCTGGTACCTATGGGTCGTTTCCTACTAGCCCGATGAAAGTGAATTTCGATAATTCTACTATCAACTCGGACTCCGATTCCGGCGATACAGACTTGTCAGATGATTTCAACGAAGGAGCCGATTTGCTGCCCAGCATACATGCCCCTTCATTATCTACTTCAATTACTACCATCAACTCTACTGCAGCCTCGAACAATTCATTGCGAGAGGTTTCGGGAACGGCAACAGGGCCAGTCAACTATAACGCAGATGATTCCACTAAGGCCAAGGCCACCTTGCGTATTACCAAGGGTCTCCCCACGCGCCACAATGATTCAAATGTTATACGAACGATACCAGTGCAGCCTTCGTTTACTTTCAACTTTGGACATGCCAACCTTCCGTCGACTCAATCTCCACCGATCTCCACACCCCCGCATTCGGTCACATCCAGCGCACACGGTCTAACTATTCAAGTGAATGCTACGCTCCCTTCATCGACTACAACCCTTCAATCTTTATCTCAGGAGATTCCTAGCACTACTGTGCTTATGCCTATTCCAGTGCCTTCCAGCGGGCTCTCTCCACAAAACTCTATTTCAACCCAATCTTCGCAGCGATCTTCTACGCCATCAGGCCATTCTGCGTCATCCCCTCGTCCCATAACAAagcctcttcctcgtcgcACCGGGTGCGCACCTCGCCCTCGACCACCTCCCCGTGCCAGTCCTCCCTCAGTTGTGACTTCTGGCACTATTCCAGGCTCGAAGCGAGCTTCCATTGTATTACCCCCATCGAGTAATCCTTCGTTAGGAAACACAACGTTGGGCTCTTTATTGTGTCCTAACCAGCCAGCGCCGAGAATACCGCAAGACATGGAAGAGCGACTAACTGCAATGGCAGGTCGTATGGGCGTTGGTTCGCGTGCAAACCCCGAAGCCGGCACACCCAAGCATTAG
- a CDS encoding C2H2 zinc finger, translating into MASSSQGLSADHNEPGKDTDSETTNVDTGQTSEKLLGKRRARESPGASNLQIQEEDSLSDRDADWEPEDIEISISPPGSASKFVRLASEPDDRSQHSQSSPGPSPGPSMIRGVRGAVALRHRRTPRTRSSGREGSSGEYDSLPNEAPNFSCRWVPLQFPEQEPCKETCTRLSDLRRHQRPHFEIDLSYAKEKLDEVAVSKAQAALDRCAGRGQSYACEVCGKVYSRLDAVARHRQQPQGKYCNIMYKKMRAEEKARAKESQGLEQRLRVQKGKMKRRLSESQKKTNKRNSMMTSTNMNTNTNTNTSKG; encoded by the exons ATGGCTTCTTCATCTCAAGGTCTCTCAGCGGACCACAACGAGCCAGGGAAAGATACAGACTCTGAGACTACAAATG TGGACACCGGCCAAACGTCTGAGAAGCTTCTAGGAAAACGTCGAGCACGAGAATCACCCGGTGCCTCCAATCTCCAAATTCAAGAAGAAGACTCACTTAGTGATAGAGACGCCGACTGGGAACCTGAAGATATCGAAATCAGTATATCACCTCCCGGCTCGGCATCGAAGTTTGTACGTCTGGCATCGGAGCCGGACGATAGGAGCCAACACAGTCAAAGCTCACCTGGCCCAAGCCCTGGTCCAAGTATGATCCGTGGAGTGAGGGGCGCCGTGGCTCTTCGACACCGAAGGACTCCGCGTACAAGATCTTCGGGAAGAGAAGGGTCCTCAGGAGAATACGACTCGCTACCAAATGAGGCTCCGAATTTTAGCTGTCGCTGGGTTCCGCTACAATTTCCTGAACAAGAGCCTTGCAAGGAAACTTGCACTCGTCTCTCAGACTTACGTCGACATCAGCGCCCCCATTTTGAGATTGACCTCAGCTATGCCAAAGAAAAACTGGATGAAGTGGCGGTTTCCAAAGCTCAGGCGGCACTAGATAGATGTGCAGGACGTGGACAATCTTACGCTTGCGAAGTGTGTGGCAAAGTCTACTCGCGCCTTGATGCTGTTGCTCGTCACCGTCAACAGCCCCAGGGTAAATATTGCAA CATAATGTACAAGAAAATGCGTGCAGAAGAAAAAGCACGTGCCAAAGAAAGTCAGGGGCTGGAACAGAGGCTGAGGGTACAGAAAGGGAAAATGAAGCGGAGATTAAGCGAGAGCCAGAAGAAGACGAACAAGAGGAACAGTATGATGACGAGCACGAATATGAACACGAACACGAATACGAACACGAGCAAAGGATAA
- a CDS encoding DNA-directed RNA polymerase III subunit C6: MSGAGYGAYSQDYEDYRDQDQADYDVDDYDEITQEDCWTIITSFFDEKGLVRQQLDSFDEFVQNTMQELVDESADLILDQSDQHTGAENDATKRYEIRFGQIYLSRPTITEADGSVVPVFPQEARLRNLTYSAPLYVDMTKRVLHGFEDENGETQFRPEGNGLEERADKVWIGKVPIMLRSGFCILKGLESKDLYDLNECPLDQGGYFIINGSEKVLIAQERMAGNHVYVFAKAQPSPISFLSEIRSAVEKGGKTISTMQVKMFHRNQDKTLGNVIRASLPYIKNDIPIWVVFRALGVTSDRDILEHICYDRDDTSMLEMLKPCIDEGFVIQERINALDFIGSRGTTTGLNKEKRLRYAQEILQKEMLPHISMAEGSETKKAFFFGYMIHRLLLAALDRRELDDRDHFGKKRLDLAGPLLASLFRMLFRKLTKDCVESNREFQLRLAVKANTITNGLKYSLATGNWGDQKKSMSAKAGVSQVLNRYTFASTLSHLRRCNTPLGREGKIAKPRQLHNTHWGMVCPAETPEGQACGLVKNLSLMSCISVGSLSGPVIEFLEEWGLESLEENVATGNSASATKVFVNGVWLGIHRDAPNLVKTLHRLRRMDHINSEVSIVRDIREKELRIYTDAGRICRPLFIVDEQQKLTLKKKHVEWLQNGVDEEGQEFKWKQLVKQGGGYVSNVNDPDWDPSGTARVKSVPNIHTWTHCEIHPSMILGICASIIPFPDHNQSPRNTYQSAMGKQAMGIYLTNYQIRMDTMANILYYPQKPLATTRSMEYLKFRELPAGQNAIVAILCYSGYNQEDSVIMNQSSIDRGLFRSMYYRSYMDIEKKAGVLNLEEFEKPTRDTTLRMKHGTYDKLEADGFIAPGTGVTGEDIIIGKTAPLQADSEELGQRTRSHTKRDVSTPLKSTENGIVDQVLITTNHEGHKFVKVRVRSTRVPQTGDKFASRHGQKGTIGITYRQEDMPFTAEGITPDLIINPHAIPSRMTIGHLVECLLIDSVSQLLQQKGYQSRGLEVMYHGHTGKKLQAQVYFGPTYYQRLKHMVDDKIHSRARGPVQILTRQPVEGRSRDGGLRFGEMERDCMISHGIAGFLKELYSRLVMPIGCMSVTSIANLKKQTFECRACKNKVAISQLHIPYAAKLLIQELQSMNIAARLYSTSTGRVR, translated from the exons ATGAGCGGAG CTGGATATGGCGCGTACAGTCAAGACTACGAGGATTATCGAGACCAGGACCAAGCAGATTACGACGTGGATGACTATGATGAAATCACGCAGGAGGATTGCTGGACGATCATAACATCGTTTTTCGATGAAAAGGGCCTTGTCAGGCAGCAATTGGACTCCTTTGATGAGTTTGTACAAAATACTATGCAAGAATTGGTGGACGAGAGCGCGGATCTTATTCTAGATCAGAGCGACCAGCATACGGGTGCCGAAAACGACGCCACTAAACGCTATGAGATTCGCTTTGGCCAGATTTACCTCAGCCGGCCAACGATAACTGAAGCGGATGGTAGCGTTGTACCTGTATTTCCTCAAGAAGCTCGCTTGAGGAATTTAAC TTACTCAGCGCCTCTGTATGTCGATATGACAAAACGTGTCTTGCATGGTTTCGAGGACGAAAATGGAGAAACTCAATTTCGGCCTGAAGGGAATGGGTTGGAGGAACGGGCGGACAAAGTTTGGATAGGAAAG GTCCCTATCATGCTTCGCTCTGGATTTTGCATCCTTAAAGGCCTTGAGTCGAAGGACCTCTATGATTTGAATGAATGTCCCCTTGACCAGGGAGGCTACTTCATTATCAATGGTTCCGAGAAGGTTTTGATTGCACAGGAGCGGATGGCTGGAAATCACGTTTATGTGTTTGCCAAGGCCCAACCTTCTCCCATCTCGTTCCTTAGTGAGATTCGGAGTGCGGTCGAAAAAGGCGGCAAGACGATAAGTACTATGCAGGTGAAGATGTTTCATAGGAATCAAGATAAAACT CTTGGGAACGTAATTCGAGCATCTCTTCCTTACATCAAGAACGATATTCCAATATGGGTTGTTTTTCGCGCACTTGGGGTTACTTCCGATCGTGACATTCTGGAACACATCTGCTACGACCGGGATGATACTTCAATGCTCGAGATGCTTAAACCGTGCATTGACGAAGGATTTGTGATCCAGGAGCGTATC AATGCACTGGACTTTATTGGGTCACGTGGAACTACGACGGGTTTGAACAAGGAAAAGCGGTTGCGCTATGCACAGGAGATTCTACAAAAAGAAATGCTGCCACACATCTCAATGGCAGAGGGCTCTGAAACTAAGAAGGCCTTCTTCTTTGGGTACATGATTCACCGACTGCTTCTTGCTGCGCTTGATCGCCGCGAACTTGATGATCGTGATCACTTCGGTAAAAAGCGCCTGGATCTAGCGGGACCACTGTTGGCTAGTCTCTTTCGTATGTTGTTCAGGAAGCTTACCAAAGAT TGCGTCGAATCGAACCGCGAATTCCAGCTTCGTTTGGCAGTTAAGGccaatactataaccaatgGCCTTAAATATTCCCTTGCCACTGGCAACTGGGGCGACCAAAAGAAGTCCATGTCGGCTAAAGCAGGCGTGTCTCAAGTGCTAAATCGATATACCTTTGCGTCTACACTCTCGCATCTCAGACGTTGCAACACCCCACTCGGAAGAGAGGGCAAGATAGCCAAGCCACGTCAATTACACAACACCCATTGGGGTATGGTCTGTCCTGCAGAGACTCCAGAGGGACAGGCATGCGGCCTCGTAAAAAACCTATCGTTGATGTCGTGCATCTCTGTTGGATCTTTGTCTGGGCCGGTTATCGAGTTTTTGGAAGAGTGGGGCTTGGAGAGCCTAGAAGAGAACGTGGCAACCGGCAACTCTGCTTCTGCGACCAAAGTCTTTGTGAATGGTGTCTGGCTCGGTATTCACCGCGACGCTCCTAACTTGGTCAAAACCCTACACCGATTACGGCGCATGGATCACATCAATTCGGAAGTCAGTATTGTTCGCGATATCCGCGAGAAGGAACTCCGTATCTACACTGATGCAGGCCGCATCTGCCGACCTTTGTTTATTGTCGACGAGCAACAGAAACTCACCCTCAAAAAGAAGCACGTTGAATGGCTACAGAATGGGGTCGATGAAGAAGGCCAGGAATTCAAATGGAAGCAATTAGTCAAGC AGGGAGGAGGGTATGTTTCCAACGTGAACGATCCCGATTGGGATCCATCTGGCACCGCGCGTGTCAAGAGTGTACCCAATATCCACACTTGGACACATTGCGAGATTCATCCCAGCATGATTCTTGGTATTTGTGCGAGCATCATCCCATTCCCGGATCATAATCAG TCGCCCCGTAACACTTACCAATCCGCTATGGGTAAGCAAGCAATGGGTATTTACCTCACGAATTATCAAATTCGTATGGACACGATGGCGAACATTCTATACTATCCCCAAAAGCCACTTGCAACGACTCGATCAATGGAATACCTAAAGTTTCGAGAGCTACCCGCCGGTCAAAATGCCATCGTTGCTATTCTCTGCTACAGTGGCTATAATCAAGAAGATTCAGTCATTATGAATCAAAGCTCAATTGACAGAGGATTGTTCCGTAGCATGTACTATCGAAGCTATATGGATATCGAGAAGAAGGCTGGCGTCTTAAATTTGGAGGAGTTCGAAAAGCCCACCCGAGATACCACACTTCGCATGAAACACGGTACCTATGACAAGTTGGAAGCTGATGGCTTCATCGCACCTGGAACTGGTGTGACGGGTGAAGATATTATTATCGGCAAAACAGCCCCCTTGCAGGCAGATAGCGAAGAGCTTGGACAGCGCACTCGTAGTCATACCAAACGCGACGTTTCCACTCCGCTCAAGAGCACAGAGAATGGAATTGTTGACCAAGTGCTTATTACGACCAACCACGAGGGTCACAAGTTTGTCAAAGTTCGTGTGCGTTCGACACGTGTTCCACAGACTGGAGACAAGTTCGCTTCCCGGCACGGTCAGAAGGGTACAATTGGGATTACCTATCGCCAGGAAGATATGCCCTTTACTGCTGAAGGAATTACGCCCGACTTGATCATCAACCCACACGCCATTCCTTCCCGAATGACCATCGGCCATCTTGTCGAGTGTTTACTCA TAGATTCGGTATCTCAACTCTTGCAGCAAAAGGGTTACCAATCACGCGGCCTCGAGGTCATGTATCACGGTCACACGGGGAAGAAGCTACAGGCGCAAGTATACTTTGGTCCAACGTATTATCAACGCTTGAAGCACATGGTAGACGATAAGATCCACTCTCGCGCTCGTGGTCCTGTTCAGATTTTGACTCGCCAGCCAGTCGAAGGTCGTAGTCGTGATGGAGGTCTTCGATTTGGGGAGATGGAG CGTGATTGCATGATTTCTCATGGCATTGCCGGGTTTttgaaggagctctattCGAGGCTAGTGATGCCTATAGGCTGCATGTCTGTGACAT CCATTGCGAACTTAAAGAAACAGACGTTTGAGTGCCGAGCCTGCAAGAACAAGGTCGCAATATCGCAACTGCACATTCCATATGCTGCAAAGTTACTTATCCAA GAACTACAAAGTATGAATATCGCGGCACGGCTGTACTCTACGTCCACTGGGCGAGTCCGATGA
- a CDS encoding complex 1 LYR-like protein: MDLITATYRYTHSVKKKLRQLQAANNGDKTAVARTPQICLWSFRANSPPELVCGMTNTHLTPPFAPALKALLSSPLARTKPGTKVQPDEPLALSLALDRRGWLGKLPERRERNLWWNWWREEPTKTLVPTEIEVVEPSPDNASTLPSDKARATNNSGTTSSKASLRLRQLGLPVAKTQEFDLIHRAEEYSQNTQEPEVGTSLAVPPQSRFMRRRYRELLSKMPLLSFNSAPSSRVPPTGSSDLRPQGRSTPPVPPVSPGRFSVSISPLATTLGPRNRTTYSLMTQEDRQWIERARESKGRPEPKSGVPRPLKRRKFCC, translated from the exons ATGGATCTCATCACAGCTACATATCGCTATACTCACTCTGTGAAAAAGAAATTGAGGCAACTGCAAGCTGCTAACAACGGTGATAAAACCGCCGTGGCGCGGACCCCTCAGATTTGCCTATGGAGTTTCAGGGCCAATTCGCCACCAGAACTTGTGTGTGGTATGACCAACACTCACCTT ACCCCTCCCTTCGCGCCCGCACTCAAGGCCCTGCTGTCCTCTCCTTTGGCGCGCACGAAGCCTGGTACTAAAGTCCAGCCCGATGAACCACTGGCACTTTCACTGGCACTGGATAGGCGTGGATGGTTAGGAAAGCTTCCGGAGCGCAGGGAACGAAATCTATGGTGGAATTGGTGGCGAGAAGAACCAACAAAAACACTTGTACCGACGGAGATTGAAGTAGTCGAACCAAGCCCAGATAACGCAAGCACACTACCTTCCGATAAAGCCAGAGCCACAAACAATTCTGGTACAACTAGCTCAAAAGCATCTCTGCGGCTCAGACAACTAGGACTACCAGTGGCCAAAACTCAAGAATTCGACTTGATACATCGTGCTGAAGAATATTCTCAAA ACAcccaggaaccagaagttGGAACTAGTTTGGCCGTTCCTCCGCAATCAAGATTCATGCGCCGAAGATATCGCGAATTGCTGAGCAAAATGCCACTTCTGTCGTTCAATTCTGCACCATCTTCGCGAGTACCACCTACAGGTAGCTCTGATTTACGGCCTCAGGGCCGGAGCACCCCACCCGTGCCCCCTGTATCTCCCGGAAGGTTTAGTGTATCTATATCTCCACTCGCCACCACCCTTGGGCCTCGCAACCGGACGACTTACTCTCTCATGACTCAAGAAGACCGCCAGTGGATAGAACGTGCTCGCGAATCAAAAGGGCGCCCGGAACCCAAATCAGGAGTACCGCGTCCACTAAAACGTAGGAAATTTTGTTGCTAA